The following are encoded together in the Drosophila biarmipes strain raj3 chromosome 3L, RU_DBia_V1.1, whole genome shotgun sequence genome:
- the LOC108031494 gene encoding survival of motor neuron-related-splicing factor 30 produces the protein MADDLQNYKLQLQQVEAALQTDPENDELLKLRSDLGEVIALTRDLIQTQLEEQHKSSYVEPSSTKTASSNYFDEIEAALLEAEKLVSAAKIWKIGDKCQAKWKEDRQYYDATIEDISSQGEVNVIFDAYQNRSTTHVNELRERTTRNEVFPSNKRHRPNQKEYLKKRKQKKQQRFKDLEEERESDKNKWLNFTTKNQKKNGMKAKSIFASPDNVSGRVGVGTCGTAGKGMTDFTVGEKYRKGL, from the exons ATGGCGGATGATTTACAAAACTATAAATTGCAGTTGCAACAG gtTGAAGCAGCTCTTCAAACTGATCCAGAAAATGACGAGCTTTTAAAACTTAGAAGTGATCTTGGCGAAGTTATCGCTCTAACTCGCGATCTGATACAAACTCAACTAGAAGAACAACATAAATCTTCATATGTGGAGCCGTCTTCAACTAAAACAGCGTCCTCCAATTATTTCGACGAAATCGAAGCTGCCCTTTTAGAGGCAGAAAAGTTGGTCTCAGCTGCTAAAATTTGGAAGATAGGAGATAAATGTCAAGCTAAATGGAAGGAAGATCGTCAGTACTACGACGCAACTATAGAAGATATATCAAGCCAAGGAGAAGTAAATGTAATATTTGATGCCTATCAAAATCGATCTACGACACACGTCAACGAGCTGCGAGAGCGAACTACTCGCAACGAAGTTTTTCCTTCTAACaa GCGACACAGACCCAATcaaaaggaatatttaaagaaacgaaagcaaaaaaaacaaCAGAGATTCAAAGATTTGGAAGAGGAACGtgaatccgacaaaaataaatggcTAAACTTTACcactaaaaatcaaaaaaaaaacggtatGAAGGCGAAAAGTATATTCGCCTCTCCAGATAATGTAAGCGGCAGAGTAGGAGTCGGTACGTGTGGGACTGCAGGAAAAGGAATGACTGATTTTACAGTGGGCGAAAAATATAGAAAGGGTCTTTAA